A section of the Felis catus isolate Fca126 chromosome B2, F.catus_Fca126_mat1.0, whole genome shotgun sequence genome encodes:
- the LOC101094019 gene encoding histone H2A type 1-B — translation MSGRGKQGGKARAKAKTRSSRAGLQFPVGRVHRLLRKGNYSERVGAGAPVYLAAVLEYLTAEILELAGNAARDNKKTRIIPRHLQLAIRNDEELNKLLGRVTIAQGGVLPNIQAVLLPKKTESHHKAKGK, via the coding sequence ATGTCTGGACGTGGAAAACAGGGTGGCAAGGCTCGCGCCAAGGCCAAGACCCGTTCGTCGCGGGCCGGGCTGCAGTTCCCGGTGGGCCGCGTCCACCGCCTGCTCCGCAAGGGCAACTATTCCGAAAGGGTCGGGGCCGGCGCGCCGGTGTACCTAGCGGCCGTGCTGGAGTACCTGACGGCCGAGATCCTGGAGCTGGCGGGCAACGCGGCCCGCGACAACAAGAAGACGCGCATTATCCCGCGCCACCTGCAGCTGGCCATCCGCAACGACGAGGAGCTCAACAAGCTGCTGGGCCGCGTCACCATCGCGCAGGGCGGCGTCCTGCCCAACATCCAGGCCGTGCTGCTGCCCAAGAAGACCGAGAGCCACCACAAGGCCAAGGGCAAATAA
- the LOC101094506 gene encoding histone H3.1, which yields MARTKQTARKSTGGKAPRKQLATKAARKSAPATGGVKKPHRYRPGTVALREIRRYQKSTELLIRKLPFQRLVREIAQDFKTDLRFQSSAVMALQEACEAYLVGLFEDTNLCAIHAKRVTIMPKDIQLARRIRGERA from the coding sequence ATGGCTCGCACGAAGCAGACAGCGCGGAAGTCGACGGGCGGCAAGGCCCCGCGCAAGCAGCTGGCCACCAAGGCGGCCCGCAAGAGCGCGCCGGCCACCGGCGGCGTCAAGAAGCCGCACCGCTACCGGCCCGGCACGGTGGCCCTGCGCGAGATCCGCCGCTACCAGAAGTCCACCGAGCTGCTGATCCGCAAGCTGCCGTTCCAGCGGCTGGTGCGCGAGATCGCGCAGGACTTCAAGACCGACCTGCGCTTCCAGAGCTCGGCCGTGATGGCGCTGCAGGAGGCGTGCGAGGCCTACCTGGTGGGGCTCTTCGAGGACACCAACCTGTGCGCCATCCACGCCAAGCGCGTCACCATCATGCCCAAAGACATCCAGCTGGCGCGCCGCATCCGCGGCGAGAGGGCGTAA
- the LOC115945194 gene encoding histone H4, which translates to MSGRGKGGKGLGKGGAKRHRKVLRDNIQGITKPAIRRLARRGGVKRISGLIYEETRGVLKVFLENVIRDAVTYTEHAKRKTVTAMDVVYALKRQGRTLYGFGG; encoded by the coding sequence ATGTCAGGCCGGGGCAAAGGCGGGAAGGGTCTGGGCAAAGGGGGCGCCAAGCGCCACCGCAAGGTGCTGCGCGACAACATCCAGGGCATCACCAAGCCCGCCATCCGGCGGCTGGCCCGGCGCGGCGGCGTCAAGCGCATCTCCGGCCTCATCTACGAGGAGACCCGCGGGGTGCTCAAGGTGTTCCTGGAGAACGTGATCCGGGACGCCGTCACCTACACGGAGCACGCCAAGCGCAAGACGGTCACGGCCATGGACGTGGTGTACGCGCTCAAGCGCCAGGGCCGCACCCTCTACGGCTTCGGGGGTTAA
- the LOC115945195 gene encoding histone H4, with translation MSGRGKGGKGLGKGGAKRHRKVLRDNIQGITKPAIRRLARRGGVKRISGLIYEETRGVLKVFLENVIRDAVTYTEHAKRKTVTAMDVVYALKRQGRTLYGFGG, from the coding sequence ATGTCTGGCCGAGGCAAAGGTGGGAAGGGCCTAGGCAAAGGGGGCGCCAAGCGCCACCGTAAGGTGCTGCGCGACAACATCCAGGGCATCACCAAGCCCGCCATCCGGCGGCTGGCCCGGCGCGGCGGCGTCAAGCGCATCTCCGGCCTCATCTACGAGGAGACCCGCGGGGTGCTCAAGGTGTTCCTGGAGAACGTGATCCGGGACGCCGTCACCTACACGGAGCACGCCAAGCGCAAGACGGTCACGGCCATGGACGTGGTGTACGCGCTCAAGCGCCAGGGCCGCACCCTCTACGGCTTCGGGGGCTAA
- the LOC101094758 gene encoding histone H3.1 yields the protein MARTKQTARKSTGGKAPRKQLATKAARKSAPATGGVKKPHRYRPGTVALREIRRYQKSTELLIRKLPFQRLVREIAQDFKTDLRFQSSAVMALQEACEAYLVGLFEDTNLCAIHAKRVTIMPKDIQLARRIRGERA from the coding sequence ATGGCTCGTACCAAGCAGACAGCGCGCAAATCGACGGGCGGCAAGGCCCCGCGCAAGCAGCTGGCCACCAAGGCGGCCCGCAAGAGCGCGCCGGCCACCGGCGGCGTCAAGAAGCCGCACCGCTACCGGCCCGGCACGGTGGCCCTGCGCGAGATCCGCCGCTACCAGAAGTCCACCGAGCTGCTGATCCGCAAGCTGCCGTTCCAGCGGCTGGTGCGCGAGATCGCGCAGGACTTCAAGACCGACCTGCGCTTCCAGAGCTCGGCCGTGATGGCGCTGCAGGAGGCGTGCGAGGCCTACCTGGTGGGGCTCTTCGAGGACACCAACCTGTGCGCCATCCACGCCAAGCGCGTCACCATCATGCCCAAGGACATCCAGCTGGCGCGCCGCATCCGCGGCGAGAGAGCTTAA
- the H1-1 gene encoding histone H1.1, with translation MSETAPPAPAASTPPEKPAPGKKAKRPAKAAAAKKKPAGPSVSELIVQAVSSSKERSGVSLAALKKALAAAGYDVEKNNSRIKLGLKSLVSKGTLVQTKGTGASGSFKLNKKASPGEAKANPTKVAKAKVTGASKKPKKVTAAVKKAVKTPKKAKKPAVTKKPSKSPKKPKVVKPKKVAKSPAKAKAVKPKAAKAKVTKPKTAAKPKKAAPKKK, from the coding sequence ATGTCCGAGACCGCGCCGCCCGCGCCGGCCGCCTCCACTCCCCCCGAGAAGCCCGCGCCGGGCAAGAAGGCCAAGCGACCCGCGAAAGCCGCCGCCGCCAAGAAGAAGCCCGCGGGCCCTTCTGTGTCCGAGCTGATCGTGCAAGCCGTGTCCTCCTCCAAGGAGCGCAGCGGCGTGTCCCTGGCCGCGCTCAAGAAGGCGCTGGCGGCCGCCGGCTACGACGTGGAGAAGAACAACAGCCGCATCAAGCTGGGCCTCAAGAGCCTGGTGAGCAAGGGCACCCTGGTGCAGACCAAGGGCACCGGCGCCTCGGGCTCGTTCAAGCTCAACAAGAAGGCCTCCCCTGGGGAGGCCAAGGCCAACCCCACAAAGGTGGCGAAAGCCAAGGTGACGGGCGCCTCTAAGAAGCCCAAAAAGGTCACGGCGGCTGTTAAAAAAGCCGTCAAGACCCCGAAAAAGGCCAAGAAGCCTGCTGTAACCAAGAAGCCCTCCAAGAGTCCCAAGAAGCCCAAGGTCGTGAAGCCTAAGAAAGTAGCCAAGAGCCCTGCCAAAGCCAAGGCTGTGAAGCCCAAAGCGGCCAAGGCGAAGGTGACCAAGCCAAAGACCGCTGCCAAGCCCAAAAAAGCAGCGCCCAAGAAGAAGTAA